In one window of Ptychodera flava strain L36383 unplaced genomic scaffold, AS_Pfla_20210202 Scaffold_41__1_contigs__length_1339820_pilon, whole genome shotgun sequence DNA:
- the LOC139127995 gene encoding uncharacterized protein, with translation MLVLFYEDKDWPCEDIGNVTRKVMDNSCTEGTTTFELYTVVIIILVLAPGNIILLIVLIIRVVKRKRNIQRHTNRNQPHDLAYATFDLSRMRQTKNVARPDEDTEDVIIDDNDTYRRYVMSEFQFRINDRGHGLANMKEANRPSSDDSFSSTGYEVSNIKIARPYQSLQDLCSNEYQGLLNVQDLRTSKHAGVLFLGRESQRSNGIFRNSKL, from the exons ATGTGAAGACATCGGCAACGTGACTAGAAAAG TTATGGACAACTCATGCACTGAAGGCACCACAACATTTGAGTTGTACACAGTCGTTATCATTATTCTGGTTTTGGCACCTGGCAATATAATTTTACTAATTGTGTTGATTATTCGCGTTGTGAAGAGAAAGAGGAATATTCAAAG ACACACAAACAGAAACCAGCCACATGACTTGGCTTATgcaacctttgacctctctCGAATGAGACAAACAAAAAATG TAGCAAGACCAGACGAGGATACGGAGGATGTTATAATTGATGACAATGACACCTATAGGAGATATGTGATGTCCGAGTTTCAATTTAGAATTAATGACCGAGGTCATGGCTTAGCCAACATGAAAG AAGCAAATAGACCAAGCAGTGACGACAGTTTTAGTTCAACCGGATATGAAGTCAGCAACATTAAAATCGCACGTCCATACCAATCTCTTCAGGACTTGTGTAGTAACGAATACCAGGGTCTCCTTAATGTACAAGACCTTAGGACGAGCAAACACGCCGGAGTTCTCTTTCTAGGACGTGAATCGCAACGATCAAATG GTATATTTAGAAACAGCAAACTATGA